Proteins encoded within one genomic window of Pigmentiphaga sp. H8:
- a CDS encoding acyl-CoA dehydrogenase family protein, with amino-acid sequence MQEYDDIRQGVRALCAHYDAAYWRGVDEVRGFPEAFVRALTEAGWLGAMIPAEYGGSGLGLSEASVILEEVNRCGGNSGTVHGQMYNLFTLVRHGSKAQKDHFLPRLASGELRLQSMGVTEPTTGTDTTRIKTTAVRRGDRYVVNGQKVWISRVQHSDLMILLARTTPLAEVAKKTEGMSIFLVDLREAIGHGMEVRPIANMVNHETNELFFDNLELPVDSLIGEEGKGFRYILDGLNAERALIAAECIGDGRWFIERARGYAGERQVFGRPIGQNQGVQFPIAEAHIEVEAADLMRWRACREYDGGVHAGASANMAKYLAAKASWEAANVCLQTHGGFGFACEYDVERKFRETRLYQVAPISTNLILSYVAEHLLGLPRSF; translated from the coding sequence ATGCAAGAGTACGACGACATCCGCCAGGGCGTGCGCGCCCTGTGCGCCCACTATGACGCCGCCTATTGGCGCGGGGTGGACGAGGTCCGGGGCTTTCCCGAGGCTTTCGTCCGCGCGCTGACCGAGGCCGGATGGCTGGGGGCGATGATCCCCGCCGAGTACGGCGGATCGGGCCTGGGGCTGTCCGAGGCGTCGGTGATCCTGGAGGAAGTCAACCGCTGCGGCGGCAACTCGGGCACCGTGCATGGACAGATGTACAACCTGTTCACGCTGGTGCGCCACGGATCGAAGGCGCAGAAGGATCATTTCCTGCCGCGCCTGGCCAGCGGCGAGCTGCGCCTGCAATCCATGGGCGTGACCGAACCGACTACCGGCACCGACACCACCCGGATCAAGACTACCGCCGTGCGGCGCGGCGACCGCTATGTCGTCAACGGGCAGAAGGTCTGGATCTCGCGCGTGCAGCACTCCGACCTGATGATCCTGCTGGCCCGCACCACGCCCCTGGCCGAGGTCGCCAAGAAGACCGAGGGCATGTCCATCTTCCTGGTCGACCTGCGCGAGGCGATCGGCCATGGCATGGAGGTGCGCCCCATCGCCAACATGGTCAACCACGAGACCAACGAACTGTTCTTCGACAACCTGGAGCTGCCGGTCGACAGCCTGATCGGCGAGGAAGGCAAGGGCTTTCGCTACATCCTGGACGGCCTGAACGCCGAGCGCGCGCTGATCGCCGCCGAATGCATCGGTGACGGCCGCTGGTTCATCGAGCGCGCGCGCGGCTATGCCGGCGAGCGGCAGGTGTTCGGCCGCCCGATCGGCCAGAACCAGGGCGTGCAGTTCCCCATCGCCGAGGCCCACATCGAGGTCGAGGCCGCGGACCTGATGCGCTGGCGCGCCTGCCGCGAATACGACGGCGGCGTCCATGCGGGCGCCAGCGCCAACATGGCCAAGTACCTGGCCGCCAAGGCTTCGTGGGAGGCGGCCAACGTCTGCCTGCAGACGCACGGCGGCTTCGGCTTCGCCTGCGAGTACGACGTCGAGCGCAAGTTCCGCGAGACGCGCCTCTACCAGGTGGCGCCGATCTCGACCAACCTCATTCTTTCCTATGTGGCCGAGCACCTGCTGGGGCTGCCGCGTTCCTTCTGA
- a CDS encoding MaoC family dehydratase N-terminal domain-containing protein codes for MSQDQAPSPRDWIGRTETSADQITSNLARRIAATLGQPAPQAGGGLPELWHWAYFQEPVDAAGLGADGHPARGGFLPPAERRNRMWAGGRLAFHQPLVVGEDATRHSTILSVEEKAGRTGSLLFVTVRHDYAQRGVLAVREEQDIVYREPSPPRTADPEPLPPAGWTETIVPTSTLLFRYSAVTFNGHRIHYDWPYATAEEGYAGLVVHGPLIATLLVGAFVRAHPSLRPTHFSYRGVRPLIAPTPFEAAGRMAGEGVAQVWAGNAQGAIQRGELRYVQR; via the coding sequence ATGAGCCAGGACCAGGCTCCATCCCCACGCGACTGGATCGGGCGCACCGAGACCTCGGCCGACCAGATCACGAGCAACCTGGCGCGGCGCATCGCCGCCACCTTGGGGCAGCCGGCGCCCCAAGCGGGCGGCGGGCTGCCCGAACTGTGGCACTGGGCCTATTTCCAGGAGCCGGTGGACGCGGCCGGACTCGGCGCCGACGGGCATCCCGCGCGCGGCGGTTTCCTGCCGCCGGCCGAGCGGCGCAATCGCATGTGGGCCGGCGGCCGGCTGGCGTTCCACCAGCCCCTGGTGGTGGGCGAGGATGCCACGCGCCATTCGACCATCCTGTCGGTGGAAGAGAAGGCGGGCCGCACCGGTTCCCTGCTGTTCGTGACCGTGCGCCACGATTACGCGCAGCGCGGCGTCCTGGCGGTGCGCGAGGAACAGGACATCGTCTATCGCGAGCCGTCGCCGCCGCGCACCGCCGATCCGGAACCCCTGCCGCCGGCCGGGTGGACGGAAACCATCGTGCCCACGTCGACCCTGCTGTTCCGGTATTCGGCGGTCACCTTCAACGGCCATCGCATCCACTACGACTGGCCCTATGCCACCGCCGAGGAAGGCTACGCCGGCCTGGTGGTGCACGGCCCCCTGATCGCGACGCTGCTGGTGGGGGCCTTCGTGCGCGCCCATCCGTCGCTGCGGCCGACGCATTTTTCCTACCGCGGCGTGCGGCCGCTGATCGCGCCCACGCCCTTCGAGGCGGCCGGACGGATGGCGGGCGAGGGCGTGGCGCAGGTATGGGCCGGCAATGCGCAGGGCGCGATCCAGCGCGGCGAACTGCGCTACGTGCAGAGATAA